The Thermoflavifilum sp. genome contains a region encoding:
- the asnB gene encoding asparagine synthase (glutamine-hydrolyzing) encodes MCRIAGLYDPESTDLKAVLLRMRDAMQRGGPDDAGMYLSPDLPFGLAHRRLSVIDLSEAGRQPMCHDARPLVITFNGEIYNYQDLRKAFMAAGEPFRTATDTEVILRGYARLGVDILPRLRGMFAFAIWDEEQRELLLARDRMGIKPLYYGMQGCRFFFASELKAFRKAGFPLTVSQQAATAFLQAGSIPAPLTLYEEVQALPPGHYVRVHWREGRPVVEPPVCWWRFTDLLSSASVKSNGPGSVGGYTPEVRDAVRRALIDTLQAHLVADVEVGAFLSGGIDSTAIVSLLRQMGVSDIRTVSVVFPGHELDESHYARLAADRFGVRHEEVVVTANDILNEWEDIFQVMDQPTIDGLNVYVVSQAARRAGLKVVLSGLGGDELFGGYPSFRWVPRLRRWQSSRWLPLVMQLAAAKTKMVDRRRRLQAFVQQRRDPLAAYRLVRGLFTDAELQPWLSRGSSLPTANAYGGPTEADSCDDGYAERVLTPLQYVSYLETTHYMRNQLLRDADVFSMAHGLELRVPFVDHELYAAVLPHLDAAYRPGYPKRLLVEAVGMLPMAIVERRKQGFTFPLADWIRQEPMRSRIAEGLHRLSSTLGLQVDRLSLSESHWSRTWALYVLSRFME; translated from the coding sequence ATGTGTCGCATTGCCGGATTATATGATCCTGAATCGACCGACCTGAAGGCCGTGTTGCTGCGCATGCGGGATGCCATGCAGCGGGGCGGGCCCGATGATGCCGGTATGTATCTATCGCCCGACCTGCCTTTCGGGCTGGCACATCGCCGTCTGTCGGTAATCGACCTCAGTGAAGCCGGCCGTCAGCCCATGTGTCACGACGCGCGGCCTCTGGTCATCACCTTCAACGGGGAGATTTACAATTATCAGGACCTGCGCAAAGCCTTCATGGCTGCAGGCGAGCCGTTTCGCACAGCTACCGACACCGAGGTCATCCTCAGGGGATATGCCCGCCTGGGTGTGGATATCCTGCCCCGCTTGCGGGGTATGTTTGCCTTTGCCATCTGGGATGAGGAGCAGCGGGAGTTGTTGCTGGCCCGCGATCGCATGGGCATCAAGCCGCTGTATTATGGTATGCAGGGCTGCCGGTTTTTCTTTGCTTCCGAGCTTAAAGCCTTTCGGAAGGCAGGCTTTCCGTTGACGGTTTCCCAGCAGGCGGCAACTGCCTTCCTGCAGGCGGGTTCTATACCGGCACCGCTCACGCTGTATGAAGAAGTACAGGCGCTGCCGCCCGGCCATTATGTTCGGGTGCACTGGCGTGAAGGACGACCCGTGGTGGAGCCGCCCGTATGCTGGTGGCGGTTTACCGATTTACTCTCGTCTGCATCGGTGAAATCGAACGGTCCCGGCTCAGTCGGAGGATATACGCCCGAAGTGCGGGATGCCGTGCGTCGCGCCTTGATCGATACCCTGCAGGCCCATCTGGTGGCCGATGTAGAGGTGGGCGCTTTTCTCTCGGGTGGGATCGACTCCACCGCCATCGTTTCGTTGTTACGCCAGATGGGGGTGTCGGATATCCGCACAGTATCGGTGGTCTTCCCCGGACATGAGCTGGATGAGTCGCATTATGCCCGGCTGGCGGCCGACCGTTTCGGTGTCCGGCATGAAGAGGTGGTTGTCACGGCCAACGATATCCTGAATGAATGGGAAGATATCTTTCAGGTGATGGATCAGCCGACGATCGACGGGTTAAATGTGTATGTGGTGTCGCAGGCGGCGCGCCGGGCGGGCCTTAAGGTGGTGCTTTCGGGGCTGGGTGGTGATGAGCTTTTCGGGGGGTATCCCTCCTTTCGCTGGGTGCCGCGCTTGCGTCGCTGGCAGTCGAGCCGCTGGCTGCCTCTGGTGATGCAGCTGGCTGCGGCGAAGACGAAAATGGTCGACAGGCGGCGTAGGCTGCAGGCTTTTGTGCAACAACGCCGGGATCCACTGGCGGCTTATCGGCTGGTGCGGGGATTGTTTACCGATGCCGAGTTGCAGCCCTGGCTGAGTCGGGGATCTTCGCTGCCGACTGCAAATGCTTATGGCGGTCCGACGGAAGCCGACAGCTGCGATGATGGCTATGCGGAGCGGGTGCTCACACCGTTGCAGTATGTGTCGTATCTGGAGACTACGCACTATATGCGCAATCAGTTGTTGCGCGATGCCGATGTGTTCAGCATGGCGCACGGCCTGGAATTGCGCGTGCCCTTTGTAGATCATGAACTCTATGCCGCCGTGCTGCCGCATCTTGATGCGGCTTACCGGCCGGGTTATCCCAAGCGCTTGCTGGTGGAGGCGGTGGGCATGCTGCCCATGGCCATCGTTGAACGTCGCAAGCAGGGCTTCACCTTCCCGCTGGCCGACTGGATCAGGCAGGAGCCGATGCGCAGTCGGATCGCTGAAGGCCTTCATCGCCTGTCCAGCACGCTGGGCCTGCAGGTAGACAGGCTCTCCCTGTCGGAGTCGCACTGGTCGAGAACATGGGCGTTGTATGTGCTGAGCCGGTTTATGGAATGA
- a CDS encoding glycosyltransferase family 9 protein has product MQWITGLLKAHYRIQNGILWLCQHLFFRPVQKERIHRILIFRTGSLGDSICALPAIYSIRKNFPQAHIDILTNAGAENLVSLGALIDRTMVQEILNYYGMPRTALFHLLKKKQYDLFIQLPQYDAGLFRQFRDMLIARALGIRHAFGWQVASTWFLASYQARYIRFENERDRLLKILERNGLTSYGCIFPMGITDAVKLKIAQMMKEKGLQQKEKNIGMVVGAKRAQNRWPIAYFKALAHIFLEKNYRVLLLGGPEDAALAQQIQGTDVWHLCGKLTPLETAEVMKYCQLVISNDTGPMHLSYAVGTPVVALFSSRDYPGKWYPPDDGKNVVIRNDALFCKKCVHDEVQENACMKGISIWQVINNINIKIEN; this is encoded by the coding sequence ATGCAATGGATCACAGGACTGCTGAAAGCACATTATCGGATACAAAACGGCATATTATGGTTATGCCAGCATTTGTTTTTTCGGCCTGTGCAAAAAGAACGGATACATCGCATCCTGATTTTCCGCACCGGCTCGTTGGGCGACAGCATTTGTGCTCTGCCGGCTATTTACAGCATCCGAAAAAATTTTCCGCAGGCACATATAGATATTCTCACCAATGCCGGTGCTGAAAATCTGGTTTCACTCGGGGCATTGATTGACCGCACAATGGTGCAAGAGATCCTGAATTATTACGGGATGCCCAGGACTGCTTTGTTTCACCTGCTGAAAAAAAAGCAATATGATTTATTCATCCAGCTGCCGCAATATGACGCCGGATTGTTCAGGCAATTCAGGGATATGCTCATCGCCCGAGCACTGGGCATACGACACGCTTTTGGCTGGCAGGTGGCATCTACGTGGTTTCTGGCAAGCTATCAGGCACGGTATATACGGTTTGAGAATGAACGCGATCGATTATTGAAGATTCTGGAACGAAATGGATTGACAAGTTATGGGTGCATTTTCCCGATGGGCATTACCGATGCAGTGAAGCTAAAGATTGCACAGATGATGAAAGAAAAAGGTTTACAGCAAAAAGAAAAAAATATAGGCATGGTGGTAGGTGCAAAACGAGCACAGAACCGCTGGCCGATTGCCTATTTTAAAGCACTGGCCCATATTTTTTTAGAAAAAAATTATCGTGTGTTGCTGTTAGGTGGACCCGAAGATGCGGCACTTGCCCAACAGATTCAAGGAACAGATGTGTGGCATCTGTGCGGTAAGCTTACTCCTCTTGAGACGGCCGAAGTGATGAAATATTGTCAACTGGTGATATCAAACGACACGGGTCCCATGCATTTATCTTATGCAGTGGGAACGCCGGTGGTAGCCCTCTTCAGCAGTCGTGATTATCCCGGCAAGTGGTATCCGCCCGATGATGGGAAAAATGTCGTCATCCGCAATGATGCCCTGTTCTGCAAAAAATGTGT